AGCCCAGCTCTGTCCGCTGCTTACCTCAGCTCCGCAGGCCGCCAGATGCTCGGGGAAGGCTCGGAGACGGCTCCGCACACGCCCCCACACCGCTCCGTTGACAGACATGAGCGGTTCTTTCAGGCCCTTGTGGGCGCCGCCATCTTGGGCCCCGCCTCTTCCGGTGTAGAATGTGTGAACATCCGGTCCCTCCGCCGTATACTGCTTTCTGGTTGGTCAGAGTCGCTGTTCTGTGCTTCTGTAATTGGTGTTAGTTCTTGTCCGACTCTACCTGGGACTTTGGACTGGCTGAGGCTCAGATGTTTCCGCCTTTGTGCCCGCCTCCTGAGAACGATTGGTTGGGGGAACCAGAGAAACGCGACGATTGGAGGATCGAAACCTGGCGGAAGCGGGGCAGACTGGGAGGTTACCTGGACCATGGCAGCCGTTCCGCCGCTGCGGGACCGCTTGAGCTTTCTACATAGGGTGAGTGAAACTCGCCGGGTGTGCTGACACTCGCGCTCGGGGACCTTGCTAGATTAGCGGGGACAAACTGTCCAGCAGCTGCTGAAAATGAGTGCGCCTGCTGTGATAGCAGGAGGTTAACCCCAAGGGCGGCGAGCGATCTCCAGCGGGgcccatcccctcttcccaggCTTCATTTCTGAAGATCCTGGAAACTCAGATCTCAACCAATAAACACCATATGTTTACAGTGACAGGCAAGGCAGTAAGTAAGCAAGCACAGCTATGCTGATTCATGACTATAGAACTGAAACCCCTCAAGGAGCCATGAAGCCCGCCAAGCTGAGCCCTTTGGGTCAGCTCAGGAGGGCTGGCGTCTCGCCCATAACACACAAAAAGCCCCGAGATTCTTGCTGTTCCTGGTTGATAAGTAGGTAGATTTAAAATATCCTCACACTTATGAGCATAGAAGGCTAGGACTGAACCTCATCTTGACCTAGAGAACCGTCAttgattttcctctttcctgggtCACTCCTCCGTGCCAGAGCAAAGCCTGTTTACAGCTCCGCTTTGTGGCCCTTGGGATGATTGTGGTCCCTCCCAGGCTCTCCTGGGCAGTTTCGGCACCAGTCAGCATGAGGCCTGCCTGCTTCCATTCCCTTCAGTGGCTGGGACCTACCCTATATAAGATGGCAGCTTCACCATGGCCCTCATTCCTCTTCAGCTCCCCATTCTGTTGAAGGGGACCTCAGATGATGACATCCCATGCCCAGGCTACCTGTTTGAAGAGATTGCCAGTATCCTTCTGCACTGTTGGTGTGGGTTTAGTGCTTAGTAAACAGCGGGGGTCCTGACTTAGCAGGAAGGGCTATTGGGCAAAGATGGGGTCTTCTGCTATCCCAGGAGCACCAGCAACTTCTTTTTCCTAGTATCCAGATGGGGGTTGGAGTGGGgtaagaggaggggagggaacacTAAAAACTACAATACCAATAAGGTAGAGACCAGGACACGCTAAAAGTTCCAGTGCTGCTTAGACCAAAGCCTGTGGTCATGGTCTTCAAAGTGAGACCTGAGTCCCATGGTCATCGGAAGGCAAGTCTGTCTCAGCCAGTAGATCCTTCCTGGTATGGCCTGTGTCAGCCTGCTTCCCTGACCCTAATGACTCTCAGAGATTTCCCACGAGTCACTGGGCAGCAGCCAGTGCCTGCTGGAGTACCTCCTGAACCGCCTAGACAGTAGCTCTGGCCACGTGAAGCTCAAGGTGAGGCCGCAGTCCCCGGAGCCAGCTTGGGTTGGGGGGGAGCTGCTTCGCAACTGCCAGCCCCATGAGTCTGCTGGTTCTTCAGGTGCTGAAGATCTTGCTTTACCTGTGCAGTCACGGCTCCTCCTCCTTCATGCTCATCCTTAGGAGAAACTCTGCTCTCATCCAAGAAGCCACAGGTATGGAAAGACACAGGTGTGCCCGGGGAAAGCAGGGGGTGGGTATAGGTACACACAACCCTTGGGTGCCACACTTGGGGCTCTGACCGGTCTGAGCTTGTGAATGGAAAAGGTGTCAGTGTTGGAGGTACCCACTAAGGACTCTGAGGAATGACTCTTAGCCCTAAAAGGGTGAGGCAGAACTGGCATATATAGGTGTGCTGTGGTATACgccagcatgtgcaaagccctgagcCAAGGAAAGCTTGGCTTCACGTGGTGTGAGAAAACCTTGTTTTCTCTGAGGGGGCCTTTTTAGCAGAGGGAGTTTTATCTCAGGCTGAAGCAGCCTGGGAGCCAGGTGCAAAACAATACGTAAAAAGGTCCTGACAGAGACCTCAGGTCTACCATCCAGGCCCTGAGAAACTGCCAAGGGTCGTGTTGCAGGTGAGTGGAGGAGAGTGGACCCAAGGAAGCAGTTAGGTAGGCACAAGTCCAGCGAgggtaggaggtgggaggtgggaggtctGTCTCTGGCAGACACAGTGGATATCATAGAGGTGGATGGTGGCTTCGCTACCTCCAGTGGTCAAGGGAGAATGTTAAATGTTctatccccaacccccctgaggAGGGAGCTGGGGGATATACCCTCTGGGAGGGTTGGCCTGCCCTGTGGGTAGCAAACAGTACCCAGGCTCAGCCTCCCCGTCTGTCTTCTGCCCTGCAGCTTTCTCGGGGCCTCCGGATCCTCTTCACGGAAATAGCTTGTACCAGAAAGTGCGGGCGGCTGCCCAGGTGAGCTCTGGACAGGGTCACTGCCCAGACTACAGGGCGACAGAATGTCTGTGAGGTGCTTGCTGTTTTCCTGCCGCATGGGGCCCAGCTGAGCCACAGCACCTGTCCTTTGTTGGACAGCTGGAGAGAATTGTCTGACACAGAGCGGAGCTGGCGGGGGCGGGCAGAACAGCGGGCTCAGGTAGGACTCAGCACCCACTTCTTCATTTAGGACCTGGGTAGCACCCTCTTCTCAGACGCACTGCCACAGCCTCCCTCCCAGCCGCCCCAGATCCTGCCTCCTGCAGGTATGACACTCGGTGACCACCCCCTGCCATCATCAGAGGTTGTCCCTCGGTGTCCTAgatgtctctgtgcatgtgggCAGGGCCGGGGAGGCCTATGCTGATGCCAGTTTCTTTTAGGCATGGGCGCCCAGGCCAGGCCTCATAGTGCTCGACAGGGCTTGGGTTACACTAAGGAGAGCAGCCGGACAGGTAAGATGCAGGACTCTTGGGTAAAGAGATGTACAGATTTAAGCTcagcactcagagggcagaggcagggggagatggatctgtgagtttgaggccagcctggttcaggACGAACAGagctaaatggaaaaaaaaaaaaaaaaaaaaacaaaccctgtctcaaagaccaaaaaaaaaaaaaaaaaaaaaagaaaacagagtttaTATTCATGTAGAGGTCAGGGCCAGAACTCAATGGCATCAAGATTATCTGTCCCCAAGTGTACACATATGGACCCGTTTGTTACTTCCTGGATGTGCTTGTTCCCCTGTGCTGTTTCCTCTGCCCAGCTGAGAGGAAGGTTTGGCAAGAGTGGCCAGGTTTACTTGATGGCCAGGAAGGAGAAGCTAGACTTAAATCCTTGGCCTTTGGTACTGCTTGAGGGGCAAGGATCCAACcatgacaggaacctggagggccATCTGTGCCGGTGGTAACAGTGTGGTGCGTGTGGGTCCTGCTCGTCAGATACTTGTAGCTTGTCTGTTGAAGGTGTATCTGACAGCACAGAATGGAGCAAGCCATCTCAGCTGTCGTTGGGGCTGTATACGGAGCCCCCTGACCACCCTTGCCTGCGTGTTTGTACCCCTTGACTGAAGGGGCAAGGACATTTTCACTACCCAGGGCAGCCCTCGTAGAACATCCCTTGCCAGAACTGCTTGCTCTAAGCCAAGAAGAGTCCAGACCAGAGTGCAGCTGTTGTGCTCCACCTGAAGCACATGTCTGTCTGTACCTCCGTAGCTCTGAGCAGACAGTAGCCCTGGCCCTCCTGGAGCATGCGGTCGGGGTtggggaggaggctggggtgCTGATGCCACCTCCTCTGTGTACAGGCTCTGCAGGTGAAACCTTCCTCTCCACCATCCAGAGGGCCGCAGAGGTAGTGGTGAATGCTGTGCGTCCTGGGCCTGAAAATCCTTGCACCAAGGGACCCCTGCCACACGGTGATGCCTACCAGCCTGCAGTGACACCTTCAGCTAGCCACACACATCCCAACCCTGGGAATCTCCTCCCTGCGGCTATCCAGGGGACCAGAGGTAAGGCAGCAAGGGTTGCCACATTAGAGGTTTAGACGTGCCTTCGTGCCTAGGCAGGATCGTCacaggggcaggaggcaggaagcacCCATTTTGTGTGCTGGAAGTTTCTGGAGCTGTCCTGTAAGCTCAGGACACAACCCCTCGTCTCCTAGCCCAGAGTCCCTAAGAAGGTGGTGTGAGGTCTGTGAAAAGTCCCGGGGCCTTAACTGCCATTCTTGCATCTTTCAGCTGTGAAACACCAGCCCGGGCaggctggaggaggctgggaTGAGATGGACAGCAGTCCtagttcccagaattcctcctgtacCAGCAACCTGAGCAGGGCCTCGGACTCAGTCAGTCGGTCTGGCAGTGATAGCCACTCTGGTGCCAGCCGGGAGCCAGGCGACCTGGCAGAGAGGTATGTGGAATAGGTGGTCACCTCTCCCAGACCACCCTTCTACCTGAGACCTAGATATCTGACTTGGCCGAGCTGTTGTACTTTTTCCAGGGCTGAGGGCATGGCCCCAAATGACTGCCAGCAAGAACTGAATCTAGTGAGGACTGTGACACAGGGGCCACGTGTCTTCCTGAGCCGTGAGGAGACGCAGCACTTCATCAAAGAGTGAGCTGCCCACCTGCGTGCATCTGTCGAGGGAGGAGGGAACTTGCTGTGGCTGCCCCCGATCCCTCCCATATGTCCCTCCCTGTACAGGTGCGGCCTGCTCAACTGTGAGGCTGTGCTGGAGCTGCTCCTCCACCAGCTGGTCGGGACCAGTGAATGTGAGCAGATGGTGAGGACGAGAGGGAGCTCACTGTGCGTGTGTGAGGGAGCAGGGATACGTGGATCTGTGTGGATGACAGCAGGGCACCCTTGGCTGACAGGGTCCACCTGGGCAACATGGAGAGGGTGGTGGGGACAGCATGGCTAGTATCTCCTCATCCAAGGCCAAGACAGAGGAGGGTGGCATGAGACCCTGAGGAGGCATGGAGAGCTGACTCCCGTTCTCCCCTGCTTCTGGTCCACAGAGGGCACTGTGCGCCATAGCGTCCTTTGGAAGTGCTGACCTCCTTCCCCAGGAGCACATTCTCCTCCTGTGCCGACAGCAGCTGCAGGAACTTGGTGCGGGCAGCCCTGGGCCTGTGACCAACAAAGCCACCAAGGTGAGCCGTGGGCCCTGGGAGCGCCAGACGGTCTCAGCGCTCATGGCCCAGGTGGCCATGGTCAGCACCTATGACACATTCCTACAGCCCTGCCTATGGCTGGTGCCCACCTCCCTTGGACTTGCACCATGGGTGCCTTGGCTGCCTGCTTTACCTggacacccacccactcacccactcattcCTGTGCCTGGCTCACCACCCTGTGTCCTGCACACACTCACCCTGCTCCAGAAAGTCTTCCTTGGGGCAGGTTCACCCTGCCTCATCTCCAGAGTCTCTCCCATGGCCCTGGGTCCCCTCACCTGTGCCTGTTCTGTCTGCTTGGTTACACCCctagttggtttttttctttgtttgtttgattgattgattgattgattgattgattgtttacattttaagatagggtcttactatgtaaccctgactggcctagaactcacccgACACACCAGGCTGGACTCCCAGagtccgcctgcctctgcctcccaagtactgggatgaaaggcgtggCTACACATCCTGCCAGAGtctcttatttttctattgctactAAATGTGTTGCAGCCTCTTAGTCCGGGTTGGCTGCTACACTGTTAGCACCTGTTAAACCCAGTAAACTTGGGTAACGTCACAGGAACGTGTGTCCAGAGTAACCTTGGTCCCCTGGGAGGTTCTGAGGCTGGGCCTGCCCATATATCTGTTCAGGGGGACTTGTGTCATGCCATGTCGTGACTCTGGGTACCTGCCTGTGCTAAAAAACAATTAGCCTTGCCCCTCACTGTTTCTAGCAGTGAACAGGAACCCCCAACTCCTTCCCGTTTTCCTCCAGATCCTGAGACACTTGGAAGCCTCCTGTGGACAACAGTTCCCTACCCTAAGGCCCTGTGCCCAGCCCAACTCTGCAGCTGCCCTTGTGGGCCCAGCTGACCTGCTGACCAGCCCTGTGCCTCCCCCTGGGAGCCAAGTCTTCCTCCAGCCTCTTAGTTCCACCACAGTTGTGCCCAGGAGTCCTGTGCCCACTCCATCCCCAGATACCTTACCTCCTCCTGCTCTGGAGGATCCCGGTGAGGTCAGAACCCAATTGGTATGTTCTAGTGAACCAGGGACAGGATCTGAACAGAGGCTGGCGAACACAGACACCCCAAAGGATAGCTCCAGTCCGTGCCCGTGGAGCCCCAACTCTCTGTTTGCTGGCATGGAGCTGGTAGCTTGCACCCGCCTGCCCTGCCCCAGCTTCCAGGCAGATTTGCAGAAGGTGACCACAGAGCCTCCAGTTTCAGAGCCATCCgcttttgcatttttaaacatGTGACTTTCTGGGCCCCGCTGTACAGAGTCCCCCCTGGCCCTCATATGGAGGCCTCTGGGACCTTATGGCCCCTGTCCTTCTGTTCACCGTGGAGTGGTCTGTGGGTGTCTTCTGGCTGTTCTTTTGCCCCTCTGGCCCCTTCCTTTCACCTAGGAAACTGGTACTGGTCTTTGAGCCAGGTGATCCCTGGATGGACCTCCCAGTGCTCAGAACAGTCACTGAAGAAGACATGTGGGCCCTGAGTGCTAACCAGCCAACCTGGAGGTGTGGGAAATATGGTCAACTAGTGCCTCAGATGTCTGCACATCCACTGCTTCTTAGGAAGTGACTCTGGCCATGCCCCTGAGATTGACTTCTCTCCTCCTGGCAAGACCCACACAGACCTTCTTAGCAGTCTGTCCATAGCTGAAGACCGCCTCCGAGGTTTCCCACTTTGTGCAGTACATCTGCAGGGCAGTACTTCACCAGGGCTGCTGACCACAGTCCCTCTGCCCCATGCTGCTCTGTCTCTAGGAGGCTGAACACTGAGGCCAACTCCCAGGCTACCTCAGTCCCAGTCGGGCCTGTCCCATTGCTAGGTCCTGGCAATGATCGTATGGACTTGAACTCCTATGGTGACAGATGGCAGGTAGCAAGGCTGCAGCTGGGTACCCTGGGCAAGCCTTGTCGGGCTGACCCTCAGAAATGAGCACTTGATAAGGGTTAGAAACACTGACTTGGTTCACAGTTATGTTCTGATCTCTGGCCCTTCCTTATGGAGGTCAAAGTAGCTGGGAGCGACAGCCTTGAGGACAGGGTGCTGGGCAGGTGCCTGTGGCCCAGAAGGCCTGGTTCTCAGCTTCCTCAGCCAAGTGCCCTGTGGCCATTGCCAGTGTCAGCCCCTGTGGGGCCCAACTCTGGATGCACAACTTGCCACAGTTTTCTGCAGCACACGGGAGAGTTTCGTCTAGATGAACCTTCCTGTCCGTCTCAGAAGAGCCTGTGAAGCTGCGACATGCACTTTCTCAATAAATGCAGATGTTTACACAGCCTGTGCCACTTGTGTTTAAGAGATGTTATTTACGTCAGTACACTTGCTTtctccagacacagcagaagagggcatcggaccccactacagatggttgtgagccacatgtggttgctgggatttgaactcaggacctctggaagagcagtcagtgctcctaaccgctgagccatctctccagcccccatttataTTACTATCATTGTAACTAGtcactattattattactcaTTATTATTAGTCACACCTTGAGGACTTGTTTTCCTGAGTAGAGCAGGTGTCTCCTCCCCAAGTGTTTGGTGGAGCCTCCCAACGGTGCTGCTTCGCCCTCACCCGCAAGGGGCCAGGATACTCTGAACAGAAACTGTGGTTGCGCTGCTCCAGGCTGAGCGCTGCTCCAGGCTGAGCGGTGAGCATGGCCTGAGAGGTGTCTTCCCAAATCCCATCAGAGTCTCCACAGGTGTTCAGTTGTGTCTAATGCAGGGCCTTGTGCGTATTGGGAAGTACAGGACCGCTGGGCTGTATTCCCAGCTCAGTTTTTATACATTGATGAATTGAAACCGAAGTTTACAGGAAAAACCAAAGCAATCGGAATAGTTAAGATGGTCTTGGAAAAGTGCTACTTCTTAACAACTACAGCGTGGCTTTTCTTGGAAATCTTTCTGTGGACCCCAGGTACAGAAGTGTTTTCACATCGCTTCAGCTGGTGAGTCAAGGGGTTCCATTGGGGTTGCAGGAGCAGTGAAAAGCTCATGGCCTTGTACCACTGAAGAGAGGCCTTTCTCTAGTGACTGTTGGTGActtcggggtgggggtggggtggcactTCAGTCCCTCCTTTCCTGTGGCTGACGTTAAGGCAAATGCCATGCCCAGAGGACAGAGTTCATCACAGCTATGCTAGCCAAGGCTGGTGTCGTCAGTGTCTTATAAAATGATAGAAACACACAACTGTGTTCAGCAACAGCATCCACATCCTGGGGGTAGAACCTGACGAGCCCAGGTCCCAGGCCACACCCTTGGGCAGGGGGTTTTCTTTATCTGCAGTTAAGCAGTTCAGTGAGGAGGTAGTAGCCATTCACAGTGTTGGAGCTAGCAACGTGTAAAAGACTTAAAACATCTTGGCCCATACCTCAGACTTCACATGAAAATTTAGAGAGAATCATAGCCTAAGAGTCAAACACTAGGCATGGTGGTTcgcccctttaatcccagtactcaggaggcagatagaAACTTCATGAAgctgaagccaacctggtctacatcgggagttctaggccacccaggTTCTACATACTAAGACCCTGTGgtggggggaaaaacaaaacttatcaaagggaaaaatgtcaaagcTTTAATGTCATAGTTAAGGGAATGGAAGGATGAGCCAAACACTGatagactattttttttaatgatttatttattttatatgaattcactgtagctgtcttccgacacagcagaagaggacatcagatcccattatagatggttttgagccaccacgtgttttctggaattgaactcaggacctctggaagagcagtcagtgctcttaaccactgaaccatctctccagcccctgagagacTATTTTTAGGTTACATGACTCATGCAGACTCATGTGAAAACCTTGCTGAGAACACAGGATCAGTGGCATAGCTAGGCTGGTAAAGGCATTTTTATCACAAAGCCTGACAACCAGTAtctaatccctgggacccacatggtagaaaaagaaaactgattcatggggctggagagatagctcagtggttaagagcactggctgctcttccagaggtcctgagttcaaatcccagcaaccacatggtggctcacaaccatctgtaatgggatccaatgccctcttctggtgtgtctgaagacagctacagtgcacaccacacacacacacacacacacacacacacacacacacacacacacacaaacaacaacaaaccactcACCTATTAATGTCACAGAAAAAAACGGAGGGAACAGCGATACCAACTGGAGCTTACAGGAGCTTACATGACACTGGGCAGCATCTGGAAAACATTCTGGTGGTTTCTTAAATAGCACTGATTCCTGTCCTAGGTGAAAACCCCAGCTTACTCCAAAgccagtgaataaatgaatgtctAGAGTTGTTTCCATTGTGTGTACCCAACCATGGAACAGTTGCTGGGGCATTCTAGGGGTAAGGTAACATATTGGCTACAGCCTGGAGCACAGGGAGAACAGCAGAATGAATCTCCCAGCTTTGGGGGGTTCGGGGGGCGTTGTAGAAAGAGGGGGTTGTAGAAAGACATGCTGTGCCCTCTTGTCTCTGATTTCCCTCAAGAGACAGAACAAAAGGTCCCAACCAGCTGGTGCCCAAAGCAGCTGGgattaaacaaagaaaagcagtACAGGGGGTATGGTGCACGGTGGAAGAGTGACTACTCTGAGTGGGTGGTTACCGTACACCAAAGGATGTGAATATTGATATGTACAAACCAAACCTTttctgttaattttaaaaaagaagccacCATCAGTGTTTAAAAGCACCTACTatgctggatggtggtggtgcacacctttaatcccagcacttgggtggcagaggcaggcagatctctgagttcaagaccaacctggcctacatagggagttccagaacaaccaaggctacatagaaaaaccctgccccaccccaataaataaacaaacagatagatagatagatagatagatagatagatagatagatagatagatagatagatagagcacTTACTTGCATAGAGACCTTggttttagttcccagcacccacatggcattctacaaccatctataactccagtaccaggagaTCCAGCACCCTCAACACGatgcagaaacatacacataataaatcaTAGAAAGagcaagccaggtgtggtggcactttGCCTATAGTTCCAGATTTTGGAGGTGAAAgcaaaagatcaggaattccaggtcattctcagctatatagtgagttttgaggacagcctgg
The genomic region above belongs to Rattus rattus isolate New Zealand chromosome 9, Rrattus_CSIRO_v1, whole genome shotgun sequence and contains:
- the Tepsin gene encoding AP-4 complex accessory subunit tepsin, yielding MLGEGSETAPHTPPHRSVDRHERFFQALVGAAILGPASSGVECVNIRSLRRILLSGWSESLFCASVIGVSSCPTLPGTLDWLRLRCFRLCARLLRTIGWGNQRNATIGGSKPGGSGADWEVTWTMAAVPPLRDRLSFLHRLPILLKGTSDDDIPCPGYLFEEIAKISHESLGSSQCLLEYLLNRLDSSSGHVKLKVLKILLYLCSHGSSSFMLILRRNSALIQEATAFSGPPDPLHGNSLYQKVRAAAQDLGSTLFSDALPQPPSQPPQILPPAGMGAQARPHSARQGLGYTKESSRTGSAGETFLSTIQRAAEVVVNAVRPGPENPCTKGPLPHGDAYQPAVTPSASHTHPNPGNLLPAAIQGTRAVKHQPGQAGGGWDEMDSSPSSQNSSCTSNLSRASDSVSRSGSDSHSGASREPGDLAERAEGMAPNDCQQELNLVRTVTQGPRVFLSREETQHFIKECGLLNCEAVLELLLHQLVGTSECEQMRALCAIASFGSADLLPQEHILLLCRQQLQELGAGSPGPVTNKATKILRHLEASCGQQFPTLRPCAQPNSAAALVGPADLLTSPVPPPGSQVFLQPLSSTTVVPRSPVPTPSPDTLPPPALEDPGEVRTQLVCSSEPGTGSEQRLANTDTPKDSSSPCPWSPNSLFAGMELVACTRLPCPSFQADLQKVTTEPPVSEPSAFAFLNM